In one Campylobacter insulaenigrae NCTC 12927 genomic region, the following are encoded:
- the mtaB gene encoding tRNA (N(6)-L-threonylcarbamoyladenosine(37)-C(2))-methylthiotransferase MtaB has product MKKKVYFKTFGCRTNIYDTQLLKTYIKDHEIVQNESEAEVVVINSCTVTNGADSGLRAYINSIKKNGVKVILTGCGAVSKGKDFFDKKEIFGVLGASNKSKINQFISENKEFYDIGDLKFIDTKIVSDYENHTKAFVKIQEGCDFACSYCIIPSVRGKSRSVPSEEIVKQIKLLAHNGYSEIVLTGTNIGSYGLKENISLGVLLQKIGKINGIKRIRLGSLEPAQIDESFKEILNEPWLEKHLHIALQHTHEKMLRIMRRRSHTENDLALFNELSQKGFALGTDFIVAHPGESEEIWEEALKNFKLFNLTHIHAFIFSPRDGTYSASMNERINGEIAKERLNILKNIVAKNNFEFRKQQNEKLEILVESKKNEFYEGYDQFFNKIKIKTNQDISKQWILLEEYDRHYEYNFVSFDDEK; this is encoded by the coding sequence TTGAAAAAAAAAGTATATTTTAAAACTTTTGGTTGTAGAACAAATATTTATGACACTCAACTTTTAAAAACTTATATCAAAGATCATGAAATAGTGCAAAATGAGAGTGAAGCAGAGGTTGTGGTGATTAATTCTTGTACTGTTACAAATGGTGCAGATAGTGGCCTTAGAGCCTATATTAATAGTATCAAAAAAAATGGAGTTAAGGTTATATTAACAGGATGTGGAGCTGTAAGCAAGGGAAAAGATTTTTTTGATAAAAAAGAGATTTTTGGAGTTTTGGGTGCTTCAAATAAAAGTAAGATTAATCAATTTATATCAGAAAACAAGGAATTTTATGATATAGGAGATTTAAAATTTATTGATACAAAAATAGTTAGTGATTATGAAAACCACACTAAAGCTTTTGTAAAAATTCAAGAAGGTTGTGATTTTGCTTGTAGTTATTGCATCATTCCTAGTGTGAGAGGAAAATCAAGAAGTGTGCCAAGCGAAGAGATAGTTAAACAAATAAAGCTTTTAGCTCATAATGGTTATAGTGAGATAGTATTAACAGGAACAAACATAGGTAGTTATGGCTTAAAGGAAAATATTTCTCTTGGTGTATTGCTTCAAAAAATTGGAAAAATTAATGGCATTAAAAGAATAAGACTTGGTAGTTTAGAACCTGCACAAATTGATGAAAGCTTTAAAGAAATTTTAAATGAACCTTGGTTGGAGAAGCATTTACACATTGCTTTACAGCATACTCATGAAAAAATGTTGCGTATTATGAGACGAAGATCTCATACAGAAAACGATTTAGCATTATTTAATGAACTAAGTCAAAAAGGATTTGCTTTGGGCACTGATTTTATAGTAGCACATCCTGGAGAAAGTGAAGAAATTTGGGAAGAAGCTTTGAAAAATTTTAAACTTTTTAATTTAACTCATATTCATGCTTTTATATTTTCTCCTCGTGATGGAACTTACTCTGCTTCCATGAATGAAAGAATAAATGGAGAAATTGCCAAGGAGAGATTGAATATTTTAAAAAATATTGTTGCCAAAAATAATTTTGAATTTAGAAAGCAACAAAATGAAAAATTGGAAATTTTAGTTGAAAGTAAGAAAAATGAATTTTATGAAGGATATGATCAGTTTTTTAATAAAATAAAAATTAAGACAAATCAGGATATTTCAAAACAATGGATCTTGCTTGAAGAATATGATAGGCATTATGAATATAATTTTGTGAGTTTTGATGATGAAAAATAA
- a CDS encoding pathogenesis-associated glutamine ABC transporter, ATP-binding protein: MNILKIQNLQKYYGDHHVLKDINLELQQKEVVVILGPSGCGKSTLLRCINGLEEMADGTIYVEDEKIDKNYKKWTQIRQKIGMVFQSYELFDHLNVEQNILLGPLKVQKRDKKEVLDEAKYWLERVGLLHKIKAFPKELSGGQKQRIAIVRSLCMNPEIMLFDEVTAALDPEIVREVLDVILNLAKDGMSMLIVTHEMGFAKAVADRIVFMDDGKIVEISKPEEFFNNPKTDRAKKFLNLFNFHS; this comes from the coding sequence GTGAATATATTAAAAATTCAAAATCTACAAAAATATTATGGCGATCATCATGTTTTAAAAGATATAAATTTAGAATTACAACAAAAAGAAGTTGTAGTAATACTTGGTCCAAGTGGTTGTGGTAAATCAACTCTTTTGCGTTGTATAAATGGCTTGGAAGAAATGGCTGATGGTACTATTTATGTAGAAGATGAAAAAATTGATAAAAATTATAAAAAATGGACTCAAATTCGTCAAAAAATAGGTATGGTGTTTCAATCTTATGAACTTTTTGATCATTTAAATGTTGAGCAAAATATACTTTTAGGACCTTTGAAAGTTCAAAAAAGAGATAAAAAAGAAGTATTAGATGAAGCGAAATATTGGCTTGAAAGAGTTGGTCTTTTGCATAAAATAAAAGCTTTTCCTAAAGAATTAAGTGGTGGTCAAAAGCAACGTATAGCTATAGTTAGAAGTCTTTGTATGAATCCTGAGATTATGCTTTTTGATGAAGTTACTGCAGCGCTTGATCCTGAAATAGTACGTGAGGTTTTAGATGTAATTTTAAACTTGGCTAAAGATGGTATGAGTATGCTTATAGTAACTCATGAAATGGGTTTTGCAAAAGCGGTAGCAGATAGAATTGTTTTTATGGATGATGGTAAAATTGTCGAAATTTCAAAGCCTGAAGAGTTTTTTAACAATCCAAAAACAGATCGTGCTAAAAAATTTCTAAATTTATTTAATTTTCATAGTTAA
- the aroB gene encoding 3-dehydroquinate synthase: MQIKIDVDRSYFVYIDELEKIYFDTKVVILTNDTVAKLHLDNLLHKIHAKEVFIISIKDGEKYKNLQTIEEILNQMFQYKLDRKSLLISFGGGVISDMGGFVASIYQRGIDFINIPTTLLACVDASVGGKTGINNKFGKNLIGSFYQPKAVYCQSEYLKTLSSRELAAGMAEFIKMAVIFDGKILDFIENLDENDFLNSNNSEQNINQIIQESVRLKAMVVSKDEKESGLRMLLNYGHTFAHVIENQTKYKKYLHGEAVAIGMHMANTLALNLGLLDAQVCQRVKKILNKFNLPVFYKILDVEKFYEAFFLDKKTHHEKINFILPCGLGKACIKNDIAKKDIIRTLEEFL; encoded by the coding sequence ATGCAAATAAAAATAGATGTAGATAGAAGTTATTTTGTGTATATTGATGAGCTTGAAAAAATATACTTTGATACAAAAGTAGTAATTTTAACTAATGATACTGTTGCAAAATTACATCTAGATAATTTATTGCATAAAATTCACGCTAAGGAAGTGTTTATTATTAGTATAAAAGATGGTGAAAAATATAAAAATCTACAAACCATAGAAGAAATTTTAAATCAAATGTTTCAATATAAACTTGATAGAAAGAGTTTATTGATTAGTTTTGGTGGCGGAGTGATTTCTGATATGGGCGGTTTTGTGGCCAGTATATATCAAAGAGGAATTGATTTTATAAATATTCCAACCACTTTGCTTGCATGTGTTGATGCGAGTGTTGGTGGAAAAACAGGTATTAATAATAAATTTGGGAAAAATCTTATAGGTAGTTTTTATCAACCAAAAGCTGTATATTGTCAAAGTGAATATTTAAAGACTTTATCATCACGAGAATTGGCAGCAGGAATGGCTGAATTTATAAAAATGGCAGTAATTTTTGATGGTAAAATTTTAGATTTTATAGAAAATTTAGATGAAAATGATTTTTTAAATTCTAATAATAGTGAGCAAAATATAAATCAGATTATACAAGAAAGCGTAAGATTAAAAGCCATGGTGGTATCTAAGGACGAAAAAGAAAGTGGATTAAGAATGCTTTTAAATTATGGTCATACTTTTGCTCATGTGATAGAAAATCAGACAAAATATAAAAAATATTTACATGGAGAAGCTGTGGCTATTGGTATGCATATGGCTAACACTCTTGCCTTAAATTTAGGATTATTAGATGCACAAGTATGTCAAAGAGTGAAAAAAATACTTAACAAGTTTAATTTACCAGTGTTTTATAAAATTTTAGATGTAGAAAAATTCTATGAGGCATTTTTTTTAGATAAGAAAACTCATCATGAAAAAATTAATTTTATTTTACCTTGTGGATTGGGAAAAGCTTGTATTAAAAATGATATTGCAAAAAAAGATATAATCAGGACACTTGAGGAATTTTTATGA
- a CDS encoding amino acid ABC transporter permease, translating to MFEILNQETFVRLAEGLKVTLELSIISILFSLIGGVFFGMVMNSKNKILYTFCRFMLEFVRIMPLIVWLFIVHFGLAKWNGLHLSALTSSIIVFSIWGTFEMMDLVRSSLASIPRHQYESGASLGFNKIQVYFFIIIPLSLRRLLPMSINLFTRIIKSTSIIYLIGGIELIKVGQQIIELSLFKNSYSAFVIYGLILIIYFILCYPLSVYSRFLERKWS from the coding sequence ATGTTTGAAATTTTAAATCAAGAAACTTTTGTTAGATTAGCAGAAGGTTTAAAGGTTACTTTGGAATTATCTATTATAAGTATTTTATTTTCTCTTATTGGTGGAGTTTTTTTTGGAATGGTTATGAATTCTAAAAATAAAATATTATACACATTTTGTCGCTTTATGTTAGAATTTGTACGAATTATGCCTTTAATAGTTTGGCTTTTTATAGTGCATTTTGGCTTAGCAAAGTGGAATGGATTGCACTTAAGTGCTTTAACTTCAAGTATTATAGTATTTAGTATTTGGGGAACTTTTGAGATGATGGATTTGGTTAGATCATCTCTTGCTAGCATACCAAGACATCAGTATGAATCAGGGGCATCTTTGGGTTTTAATAAAATACAAGTTTATTTTTTTATCATTATTCCTTTGTCATTAAGAAGACTTTTGCCTATGAGTATCAATCTTTTCACTAGAATTATTAAAAGTACTTCTATTATATATTTAATAGGTGGAATTGAGCTTATAAAAGTGGGGCAGCAAATAATAGAGTTAAGCTTATTTAAAAATTCTTATTCTGCGTTTGTGATATATGGTTTGATTTTAATAATTTATTTTATCTTGTGTTATCCATTATCGGTATATTCAAGATTTTTAGAAAGAAAATGGAGTTAA
- a CDS encoding MFS transporter encodes MQNKALRNTIYASLGGILEFYDFVLFIFFASIFAKIFFPQNNDFWPLVNTYIAFGAGYLARPFGAIVMAHFADIKGRKNIFYISMLLMVIPSFVLAFLPNYESIGLCATLILFLIRITQGLAIGAEVSGAWVFVSEFVGKKKIGLALGFISATLTIGLLLGSLATLTIYEFFTKEEVEKFAWRIPFVIGGIFGILSLFLRTKLNETPEFKNIQLNNSLLNFPLKNALKTHKISMFVCALQTIVLTSGVATLMILPQYFENLLEINKTTALYYQNFAIVAIIIGALIQGFLSDIFGAFKVCIIFSLLFGIFGFFLSFYDENFIYFYLLTCFSQGIISFAPIFMTQIFSTQLRSSGLSFAYNISYAILGFITPLIVNFIYKDYFSVYIIFVVLASLLSVFVVKNFKLIP; translated from the coding sequence ATGCAAAATAAGGCGTTAAGAAATACTATATATGCATCCTTAGGTGGTATTTTAGAATTTTATGATTTTGTGCTTTTTATTTTTTTTGCAAGTATTTTTGCGAAGATATTTTTTCCACAAAATAATGATTTTTGGCCTTTGGTTAACACTTATATTGCTTTTGGCGCTGGGTATTTAGCACGACCATTTGGAGCTATTGTTATGGCTCATTTTGCAGATATTAAAGGACGCAAAAATATATTTTACATTAGCATGCTCTTAATGGTCATTCCAAGTTTTGTTTTGGCATTCTTACCAAATTACGAAAGTATTGGTTTATGTGCTACTTTGATTCTTTTTTTAATCAGAATTACACAAGGATTAGCTATAGGTGCTGAAGTTAGCGGTGCTTGGGTTTTTGTTAGTGAATTTGTCGGTAAAAAAAAGATAGGTTTAGCATTAGGTTTTATTTCTGCTACTTTGACTATAGGTTTATTGCTTGGAAGTCTTGCTACTTTAACTATATATGAATTTTTTACAAAAGAAGAAGTTGAGAAATTTGCTTGGAGGATTCCATTTGTTATAGGTGGAATTTTTGGTATATTGAGTTTATTTTTAAGAACAAAATTAAATGAAACTCCAGAATTTAAAAATATACAACTAAATAATTCTCTTTTAAATTTTCCTTTAAAAAACGCTTTAAAAACTCATAAAATTAGTATGTTTGTTTGTGCTTTGCAAACTATAGTTCTAACAAGTGGTGTAGCAACTTTAATGATATTACCTCAATATTTTGAGAATTTATTGGAAATAAATAAGACTACTGCTTTGTATTATCAAAACTTCGCTATAGTTGCCATTATTATAGGAGCATTAATACAGGGATTTTTAAGCGATATCTTTGGTGCTTTTAAAGTATGTATAATTTTTAGTTTGCTTTTTGGAATTTTTGGATTTTTTTTAAGTTTTTATGATGAAAATTTTATTTATTTTTATTTGTTAACGTGTTTTTCTCAAGGTATTATTTCTTTTGCCCCGATTTTTATGACTCAAATTTTTAGCACACAATTAAGATCAAGTGGTTTATCCTTTGCTTACAATATTTCCTATGCAATTTTAGGTTTTATTACTCCTTTGATTGTTAATTTTATATATAAAGATTATTTTAGTGTGTATATTATTTTTGTAGTTTTAGCAAGTTTGTTAAGTGTATTTGTAGTAAAAAATTTTAAACTAATTCCTTAG
- a CDS encoding mechanosensitive ion channel family protein, giving the protein MKKIILFLFFLVGPILSQDEIEHLKQRLEQLHNNLSYNVWVEKYNNFNIYKKTQEEVISLEKESLKANERNKTILERQILILKERLELLNEYKSTNFSKVILAPEEVEKMDKLTNPLSIIAAYSHIKKLKRDREDFINILNSFKQTLEELVKENILIAELVKLNPSQENQERLATSNQMIRDFSQTLRFGEISYSVYEKKIQEEIDKTTVSIKMQGLRAFNVVLAIVIVIAIAFLLKFIVRKYIEDNDDRFYTANKIINFININVIVLILLFSYIENISYLITVLGFASAGLAIAMKDMFMSMLGWCVIVFGGSFRVGDRIRVFQNGNQYIGDIIDISFLRITLYEDITLLTYTDNRRSGRIIFIPNNFIFTNLISNYTHHGMKTVWDGLDITLTFDSNHQKALEIVQDIIIKASKGYTKIAKESMAKLRNEYSIRNPKVEPRFFTFFESYGMRISAWYMTNSYMALVLRSNISKEIINEFNKHDDIKISYPTQNLYVSKNEFINNKENI; this is encoded by the coding sequence ATGAAAAAAATTATATTATTTTTATTTTTTTTAGTTGGTCCAATACTATCTCAAGATGAAATCGAACATTTAAAACAAAGGCTTGAGCAACTTCATAACAATTTGTCTTACAATGTCTGGGTTGAAAAATATAATAATTTTAATATTTATAAAAAAACACAAGAAGAAGTTATTTCACTAGAAAAAGAAAGTTTGAAAGCCAATGAGCGCAATAAGACTATTCTTGAAAGACAGATTTTGATTTTAAAAGAAAGATTAGAGCTTTTAAATGAATACAAAAGTACAAATTTTTCAAAAGTAATACTTGCCCCAGAAGAAGTAGAAAAAATGGACAAATTGACTAATCCATTGTCTATTATTGCTGCATATTCTCATATTAAAAAATTAAAGCGAGATAGAGAAGATTTTATTAATATCTTAAATAGTTTTAAACAAACTTTAGAGGAACTAGTAAAAGAGAATATTTTGATTGCAGAGCTTGTAAAATTGAATCCATCTCAAGAAAATCAAGAACGTCTAGCAACTTCTAATCAAATGATAAGAGATTTTTCTCAGACTTTGCGTTTTGGTGAAATTTCTTATTCTGTTTATGAGAAAAAAATTCAAGAAGAAATAGATAAAACTACTGTTTCTATAAAGATGCAAGGTCTTAGAGCATTTAATGTAGTTTTAGCTATTGTTATAGTTATTGCTATTGCATTTTTACTTAAATTTATAGTAAGAAAATATATAGAAGACAATGATGATAGGTTTTATACAGCAAATAAAATCATTAATTTTATCAATATTAATGTCATAGTTTTAATTTTGCTTTTTAGCTATATCGAAAATATTAGCTATTTGATAACGGTTTTGGGTTTTGCATCTGCTGGTTTAGCTATTGCTATGAAAGATATGTTTATGTCTATGCTTGGATGGTGTGTTATAGTTTTTGGTGGTAGCTTTAGAGTAGGTGATAGAATAAGAGTTTTCCAAAATGGTAATCAGTATATAGGAGATATTATAGATATTTCTTTTTTAAGAATTACTCTATATGAAGACATTACTTTGCTTACCTACACGGATAATAGAAGAAGTGGCCGGATAATATTTATACCTAATAATTTTATTTTTACAAATCTTATTTCAAACTATACACATCATGGTATGAAAACTGTCTGGGATGGGTTAGATATTACTTTAACTTTTGATTCTAATCATCAAAAAGCACTAGAAATTGTGCAAGATATTATTATAAAAGCTTCTAAAGGCTATACAAAAATAGCAAAAGAATCTATGGCAAAATTGAGAAATGAATATAGTATAAGAAATCCTAAAGTGGAGCCTAGATTTTTTACTTTTTTTGAAAGTTATGGTATGAGAATTTCGGCTTGGTATATGACAAATTCTTACATGGCTTTAGTTTTAAGAAGTAATATTAGTAAAGAAATTATTAATGAATTTAATAAACATGATGATATTAAAATTTCATATCCTACTCAAAATCTTTATGTTTCAAAAAATGAATTTATAAATAATAAGGAAAATATTTGA
- a CDS encoding COG3400 family protein: MGRILLLADGLFAKEFVNKIFNNKTFEEIIDIVYYNDESVDLNLKNEQFFYYKFDPTSLIKLENLLNEEYHQVIIYMQKKEDALACYENLRKVHLRLNVVLMDFWGLDIKDNFCEIISICDTLNTRLIGCLDNMPSMAQFIGLGKGEIMEVKISAGSSFAYRHVSSISQKRFRIVMVYRNNDYILARPGLILMPNDSILIVGDPKALQSVFSSVKTSLGRFPSPFGDNILCIIDMKKMDEFSINKLIYASLLFHTRINSKKLYFRVINPTLTSMYYKLKSLNKNSVEVIFDYDYIDIKNIKNYTESTNIGLIVIENYLFEKEKEFLFNLKIPILKAGIGDFADLKSSVVLSSNFEDVEGIASIMLDLNKQIQLNLSLYYYAVKLNKAELFEYIQYFESLSKLHDEKLLQIEEKERNPISKFSYRQNMLHFIPFNEKILGNKLNKIFKTDLNTLYYKMNKNYQLFIPSL; the protein is encoded by the coding sequence ATGGGTAGAATATTACTTTTAGCTGATGGATTATTCGCTAAAGAATTCGTAAATAAGATATTTAATAATAAAACTTTTGAAGAGATTATAGATATAGTTTATTATAATGATGAAAGTGTTGATTTAAATTTAAAAAATGAGCAATTTTTTTATTATAAATTTGATCCTACAAGCTTAATTAAGCTTGAAAATTTATTAAATGAAGAATATCATCAAGTTATTATTTATATGCAAAAAAAAGAAGATGCTTTGGCATGCTATGAAAACTTAAGAAAAGTTCATTTAAGATTAAATGTTGTGTTGATGGATTTTTGGGGATTAGATATAAAGGATAATTTCTGTGAAATCATTAGTATTTGCGATACTTTAAATACGCGATTAATAGGATGTTTGGACAATATGCCCTCCATGGCTCAATTTATAGGACTTGGCAAAGGTGAAATTATGGAGGTAAAAATTTCAGCAGGTTCAAGCTTTGCTTATAGGCATGTAAGTTCTATTAGTCAAAAGCGTTTTAGAATTGTTATGGTATATCGAAATAATGATTATATATTAGCTAGACCTGGACTTATTTTAATGCCTAATGATAGCATTTTAATTGTAGGAGATCCTAAAGCACTTCAAAGTGTTTTTTCTAGCGTAAAAACGAGTTTAGGGCGCTTTCCTTCTCCGTTTGGAGACAATATACTTTGTATTATTGATATGAAAAAAATGGATGAATTTTCTATAAATAAATTAATTTATGCTAGTTTATTATTTCACACAAGAATTAATAGTAAAAAACTTTATTTTAGGGTAATTAATCCAACTTTAACTTCTATGTATTATAAACTTAAGTCTTTAAATAAAAATAGTGTAGAAGTTATTTTTGACTATGATTATATCGATATAAAAAATATTAAAAACTATACAGAAAGTACTAATATTGGTTTGATTGTAATTGAAAATTATCTTTTTGAAAAAGAAAAAGAATTTTTATTTAATTTAAAAATTCCCATTTTAAAAGCCGGAATTGGAGATTTTGCAGATTTAAAATCTTCGGTGGTTCTTAGTTCTAATTTTGAAGATGTTGAAGGTATTGCTTCTATAATGTTAGATTTAAACAAGCAAATTCAATTAAATTTAAGTTTATATTATTATGCTGTGAAACTTAATAAAGCTGAACTTTTTGAATATATTCAATATTTTGAAAGTCTTTCAAAATTACACGATGAAAAACTCTTGCAAATTGAAGAGAAAGAACGAAATCCTATATCTAAATTTTCATATAGGCAAAATATGTTACATTTTATTCCTTTTAATGAAAAAATTTTAGGTAACAAACTAAATAAAATCTTTAAAACAGATCTTAATACATTGTATTATAAAATGAATAAAAATTATCAATTATTTATTCCATCTTTGTGA
- a CDS encoding cysteine ABC transporter substrate-binding protein — MKKIVFLSFLMAIFFGACSNESNVNSIDKIKQQGVIRIGVFGDKPPFGYLDAQGANQGYDVFFAKRIAKELLGDENKVQFVLVEAANRVEFLESNKVDIILANFTKTPEREAVVDFALPYMKVALGVVAPKGSDIKSIDDLKDKTLILNKGTTADAYFTKNHPEIKTIKFDQNTETFAALLGNRGDALSHDNALLFAWAKENPNFEVVIKELGNQDVIAPAVKKGDEAMLKFLNDLIVNLNKEQFFHKAYDETLKPFFSDDIQAIDVVVEE; from the coding sequence ATGAAAAAAATTGTTTTTTTGTCATTTCTGATGGCTATTTTTTTTGGTGCTTGCTCAAATGAGAGTAATGTAAATTCTATAGATAAAATTAAACAACAAGGCGTTATTCGTATAGGTGTTTTTGGAGATAAGCCTCCATTTGGTTATCTTGATGCGCAAGGTGCAAATCAAGGATATGATGTATTTTTTGCAAAGCGTATAGCAAAAGAACTTTTAGGCGATGAAAATAAAGTACAATTTGTATTAGTTGAAGCAGCAAATAGAGTTGAATTTTTAGAGTCTAATAAGGTTGATATTATTTTGGCTAATTTTACTAAAACTCCTGAACGAGAAGCAGTAGTTGATTTTGCATTACCTTATATGAAGGTTGCTTTAGGTGTCGTCGCTCCTAAAGGCTCTGATATTAAAAGTATCGATGATTTAAAAGATAAAACGTTAATATTAAATAAAGGTACAACAGCAGATGCGTATTTTACAAAAAATCACCCTGAAATTAAAACTATTAAATTTGATCAAAATACAGAAACTTTTGCAGCTTTGCTTGGTAATAGAGGTGATGCTTTAAGTCATGATAATGCATTACTTTTTGCTTGGGCTAAAGAAAATCCAAATTTTGAAGTCGTAATTAAAGAACTTGGAAATCAAGATGTAATAGCTCCTGCTGTTAAAAAAGGTGATGAAGCTATGTTAAAATTTCTTAATGATTTAATTGTTAATTTAAACAAAGAACAATTTTTTCATAAAGCTTATGATGAAACATTAAAACCATTCTTTAGTGATGATATTCAAGCAATTGATGTTGTTGTTGAAGAATAA